A region of Culicoides brevitarsis isolate CSIRO-B50_1 chromosome 1, AGI_CSIRO_Cbre_v1, whole genome shotgun sequence DNA encodes the following proteins:
- the LOC134827031 gene encoding eukaryotic translation initiation factor 2-alpha kinase, whose amino-acid sequence MMFLKQTIRRSQRWVLATLLFGTILLSPACVGTNEVDEPLTIGQLPFCDDDSAPRNEISKRLLYVSTLDGKLSALDITKNGETKWSVDTGEPLLSSSIHRLELSTNGKWVRMIPSLSGGLYKFDGETIEAIPIKAEDLLKSSFKFSDDIVISGGIEKNSYGVSTRTGEILYQCSMRGCTNFTAADDDQANKSEHHDALLDDVMIVRRETQTVRAVDPRSGVERWNFSIGQHELELMKSKDCQGGDKNEELDTLLLDLEIRAVIPEGIICAFSKKDPSKMLWMKRFSYPIVSAWKSDTNENVENIDFFSSAEWLWNGQSGIFSQTKKDDEQQVSPSIYLGMYEKQPYIQESNAILQISQEKQYQQGTHIITDDQSDFKFRVPFRPFPANKNGIQLIEDHSEESEVVVPGTTESPPDVPTNALATSVLYASEYVNGNGFFFYTSKDSNKTQNNICDSKNKTQTDDQQFDEADLDFTLMERIHALTFYWNEVVIIILTTAVFVYFFIKNSRTNEREYVVVEKHIPVPFAREAIEGIDYSRSRSSQRSTSESNHSEGVFQSRFATDFDVVQILGKGGFGVVFAVKHKIDDCHYAIKRIVLPAKKESQDRVKREVRTLATCEHQNIVRYFHAWYETPPPGWQEQQDLLMQKREVLSTSIDICETPTEISSLPAFPKSTDNDTKNTNQNKYLLNLNKKPFDMDDLSSVGNSHITNGHGREAEEEETDGGIVFQDNSVSFNDKNYNHHKDNGCDEDVEDSFVVFKNETKDKSKSDKVVVSINGDDNATESQTFSISTDNRKLVPYHKRRRHLSLDLTSEGNVSLPPVQSSRTYLFIQMQLCQKHSLKEWLSKNSYLERKSQVVPIFEQIVGAVEYVHLKGLIHRDLKPSNIFFSLDGQIKIGDFGLVTDMAEQTTPINENSMSLPNTSNKKHTQAVGTTLYMSPEQISGLPYDYKVDIFSLGLILFELYATFNTEMERINTLKAVRSQKFPEEFKQNFNNEYELLKLMLSENPDDRPTTIGIRARPPLLHQVSNGDEYHFELPPRQRRESHNSNNQNSTFLTTESIKGNLINLQKEIVHHTEKLSEN is encoded by the exons ATGATGTTTTTGAAACAGACGATTCGACGGTCTCAACGATGGGTTCTGGCAACTTTGCTATttggaacaattttattatcaccTGCTTGCGTTGGCACAAACGAAGTCGATGAGCCTCTTACAATAGGCCAGCTACCTTTCTGTGATGATGATAGTGCGCCTCGCAATGAAATAAGCAAAAG GTTGTTGTACGTTTCTACTTTGGATGGCAAACTTTCCGCGCTCGATATCACGAAAAATGGGGAAACCAAGTGGTCTGTCGACACAGGAGAGCCGCTACTTTCGTCGAGCATACATCGCTTAGAGTTATCTACAAATGGAAAGTGGGTTCGCATGATCCCGTCTCTCAGTGGAGGACTGTACAAATTCGATGGCGAAACTATCGAAGCAATACCAATCAAGGCTGAAGATTTGCTCAAATCATCGTTCAAATTTTCTGACGACATCGTCATATCGGGTGGCATCGAGAAAAATAGTTATGGAGTCTCCACAAGAACTGGTGAAATATTGTATCAGTGTTCCATGAGAGGCTGCACGAACTTTACCGCAGCCGATGATGATCAAGCTAATAAAAGTGAGCATCATGACGCGTTATTAGATGATGTAATGATTGTCCGAAGGGAGACACAAACTGTGAGAGCGGTCGATCCCAGATCCGGAGTAGAAAGATGGAATTTTAGTATCGGCCAGCACGAGTTAGAGCTCATGAAGAGTAAAGATTGCCAAGGAGgcgataaaaatgaagaactTGATACATTATTGCTTGATTTAGAAATACGGGCAGTTATTCCCGAAGGAATTATTTGTGCATTTAGTAAAAAGGATCCGTCAAAGATGTTGTGGATGAAGAGATTCTCATATCCTATTGTAAGTGCCTGGAAATCTGACACTAACgaaaatgtagaaaatatAGACTTTTTTTCGTCCGCCGAGTGGCTTTGGAATGGTCAAAGTGGAATATTtagtcaaacaaaaaaagacgacGAGCAACAAGTGTCACCATCTATTTATCTAGGAATGTACGAGAAGCAGCCGTACATTCAAGAATCAAATGCAATACTGCAAATTAGTCAAGAGAAACAATATCAACAGGGAACACATATCATCACGGACGATCAATCCGACTTTAAATTTCGTGTTCCTTTTCGACCATTTCCAGCCAATAAAAATGGCATTCAATTAATTGAAGATCATTCAGAGGAGTCTGAAGTCGTAGTTCCTGGAACAACTGAGAGTCCTCCTGATGTTCCAACGAATGCCTTAGCAACGTCCGTGTTATATGCCTCGGAGTACGTGAATGGCAACGGATTCTTTTTCTACACTTCAAAAGACTCCAATAAGACACAAAATAACATTTGtgattcgaaaaataaaacgcaAACCGATGATCAACAGTTTGATGAGGCAGACTTGGATTTTACTCTGATGGAAAGAATTCATGCTCTGACATTCTATTGGAATGAAGTTGTAATCATCATTCTGACGACAGCTgtgtttgtatattttttcattaaaaatagtcGCACGAACGAGAGG gaatatGTTGTAGTTGAAAAACATATACCAGTCCCATTTGCCCGAGAAGCAATCGAAGGCATTGATTATTCGAGAAGTCGCAGCTCTCAACGTAGTACATCCGAGTCAAATCATAGTGAGGGCGTATTTCAATCTCGATTTGCAACTGATTTCGACGTTGTTCAGATACTAGGTAAAGGAGGTTTCGGCGTTGTATTTGCAGTCAAacataaaattgatgattGTCACTATGCCATCAAACGAATTGTACTGCCAGCCAAAAAAGAATCACAAGATCGTGTAAAGCGTGAGGTACGCACTTTAGCAACCTGTGAGCACCAAAATATTGTGAGGTATTTTCATGCATGGTACGAAACTCCGCCGCCCGGATGGCAGGAGCAGCAGGatcttttgatgcaaaaaagaGAAGTTTTATCAACGTCAATTGACATTTGTGAGACACCAACAGAAATTTCATCTCTGCCAGCATTCCCAAAATCAACTGACAATGACACCAAGAACACAAATCAGAATAAATATctgttaaatttgaataaaaagccATTTGACATGGATGACTTGAGCTCCGTAGGTAACAGTCATATCACAAATGGACATGGAAGAGAGGCCGAAGAAGAAGAGACGGATGGTGGAATTGTATTTCAAGATAACAGCGTatcttttaatgacaaaaattacaatcaCCACAAAGACAACGGATGCGATGAGGATGTTGAGGACTCGTttgttgtatttaaaaatgaaacgaaagaCAAGTCAAAAAGCGATAAAGTTGTTGTCTCAATCAACGGAGATGACAATGCCACAGAGTCACAAACTTTCAGTATTTCAACTGATAATCGAAAACTAGTACCTTACCACAAACGCCGTCGTCATCTTTCTTTAGATCTCACCAGTGAAGGCAACGTCAGTTTGCCACCAGTCCAAAGTAGTCGCACTTATCTCTTCATTCAGATGCAATTATGCCAGAAGCACAGCCTCAAAGAGTGGCTCAGTAAAAACTCTTATCTCGAGAGGAAAAGTCAAGTTGTGCCAATTTTCGAACAGATTGTCGGTGCAGTCGAATACGTTCATCTCAAAGGTCTCATCCACAGAGATCTCAAGCccagtaatatttttttcagtctcGATGGCCAAATTAAAATAGGAGATTTTGGTCTTGTTACCGACATGGCGGAGCAAACGACGCCCATCAACGAAAATTCAATGAGTCTTCCAAACacctcaaataaaaaacacacGCAAGCAGTCGGAACTACCCTTTATATGTCGCCAGAACAAATATCTGGACTGCCGTACGACTATAAAGTGGATATTTTCTCACTTGGTCTCATCCTGTTTGAGCTGTATGCCACATTCAATACGGAAATGGAACGAATAAACACTCTTAAAGCGGTACGAAGCCAAAAATTTCCCGAAGAATTCAAACAGAATTTTAACAATGAATATGAGTTGTTGAAATTAATGCTTAGCGAGAATCCAGATGATCGTCCAACGACAATTGGCATTCGAGCGAGACCTCCACTTTTGCATCAAGTAAGCAATGGTGATGAATATCACTTTGAGCTACCGCCACGACAAAGGAGAGAAAGTCACAACAGTAATAATCAGAATTCGACATTCCTTACGACAGAATCGATAAAAggtaatttgataaatttacagAAAGAGATCGTCCATCATACAGAAAAACTATcggaaaattag
- the LOC134827117 gene encoding inactive ubiquitin carboxyl-terminal hydrolase MINDY-4B-like, producing MASGKAKLMGGRPITAEIAVEIRSAVFGTCTAPPRGDWTRTPLAFLPVDSDYPFGLTSVKNATRGLLSVVQAFVIKYLLFDKRAKEKSVPLDVMLRPNEDDQQVALWTSISNILWNIGEKQRAEVVLPGDTPHIPHSHTYFQDSVTEKLYMFEFTKLEDLQIFIKRYLHYFTEDPGPGTLLLLYCAIFTRGIDKMLADLDAPKGANLVGPSEEGALNVVTLLISGRATPYLHNGVVYVGDEDHYAMPQYGILGRAQVGLLIYEGENEHLKGNSRQPGSRLKTPATPVWVTASCGHYGVMFNSNRELLRNYHAEKRFELHYYTCAGSYISMTVNNQPQEDKGQGNDDDGGEAGEGNGKQNDSAVAFIEALVHCKWMEAKVIYHGSLPANLNN from the exons ATGGCCTCTGGCAAAGCAAAACTCATGGGAGGACGCCCAATAACGGCAGAGATCGCAGTG GAAATCCGATCAGCTGTCTTTGGCAc atGCACAGCTCCTCCAAGAGGTGATTGGACAAGAACTCCTTTGGCGTTTTTACCAGTTGACTCG GATTATCCCTTTGGCTTAACATCGGTCAAGAATGCTACGCGTGGATTACTTTCTGTAGTACAAGCGTTTgtcattaaatatttgctgTTCGACAAACGAGCGAAAGAAAAATCTGTTCCCTTAGATGTTATGCTGCGACCTAATGAAGATGATCAACAAG TGGCATTATGGACGTcgatttcaaacattttatggAACATTGGTGAGAAACAACGTGCTGAAGTTGTTTTGCCAGGAGATACTCCACACAT tcCACATTCTCATACATATTTTCAAGATTCTGTAACGGAAAAGCTTTACATGTTCGAATTTACTAAATTAGaggatttacaaattttcatcaaacgtTATTTGCATTAC TTCACTGAGGATCCCGGACCGGGAACACTACTTCTTTTGTATTGTGCTATATTTACTCGAGGAAttgataa AATGCTTGCAGATTTGGATGCCCCAAAag GTGCAAATCTCGTTGGTCCATCGGAGGAAGGTGCACTAAACGTTGTTACATTACTAATTTCTGGCCGAGCAACACCTTATTTACATAACGGCGTTGTTTACGTAGGCGACGAGGATCATTACGCTATGCCTCAATACGGCATTCTAGGTCGAGCTCAAGTTGGATTGCTGATTTATGAAGGCGAAAATGAACATCTCAAAGGCAATAGTCGTCAACCAGGCAGTCGTTTAAAGACTCCAGCAACTCCTGTATGGGTAACTGCA TCTTGTGGTCATTATGGGGTCATGTTCAATTCAAACAGAGAACTTTTACGTAACTACCATGCGGAAAAGCGTTTCGAGTTGCATTATTACACATGTGCTGGATCGTATATCTCGATGACGGTAAACAACCAGCCACAAGAAGACAAGGGACAAGGTAATGACGATGATGGCGGAGAAGCTGGCGAAGGGAATGGCAAACAAAATGATTCGGCAGTGGCCTTTATTGAGGCTCTCGTCCATTGCAA ATGGATGGAAGCAAAAGTTATTTATCATGGCTCTCTTCCGGCAAATCTCAACAACTAA
- the LOC134829387 gene encoding putative Dol-P-Glc:Glc(2)Man(9)GlcNAc(2)-PP-Dol alpha-1,2-glucosyltransferase, protein MARNIAEYLTLICFTAISFVIFNQVYKTSKLVIDEEFHLRQGLHFCEGRFHIWDRKITTFPGLYFLSTALFAPFGLCQDYFLRLTCFICSIFNFVLFYKIRRTVSDTQQKRVNTLEALTLSLLPPLYFFNHLYYTDVPALTTVLLMLYFALKDRHCCGSMAAIASVAMRQTNIVWVGMVLGVCALNYIVARAHPFLKLKSRANINYSFKDLVTCFDVYLHRPDLIWSHFKGILMEFYGYLSVILGFIVFLWYNGSIVIGDKCAHQAAIHIPQIFYFSLFIAIFAPSLILTKLHLVFRLVIRRWFTFIMLAIIFAVVIRYNTIEHPYLLADNRHYTFYLWNRFYGKYEFARYIIIPFYLVALGCVFYHLNDNQRSIGFTILYIVCTLASIALQRLFEIRYFILPYIYLRVHINNVKPNYVLLEFFLYLALNICTFYLFFTKEIVWTDYKETQRLIW, encoded by the exons ATGGCACGAAATATTGCAGAATATTTGACATTAATTTGCTTTACGGCGATCTCATTTGTGATATTTAACCAAGTGTACAAGACATCGAAGCTGGTAATTGATGAGGAGTTTCACTTGAGACAAGGATTGCACTTTTGCGAGGGACGATTTCATATT tgggATCGCAAAATTACAACATTTCCTGGACTATATTTTCTTTCCACGGCTTTGTTTGCACCTTTTGGCCTCTGTCAAGACTACTTCCTTCGCTTAACTTGCTTCATCTGTTCGATTTTTAACTTTGTGCTATTCTACAAGATCCGCAGAACAGTTTCCGATACGCAACAAAAACGAGTAAATACGCTAGAAGCTCTGACGTTGTCACTCTTGCCACCATTGTATTTCTTCAATCATTTGTATTACACGGATGTTCCCGCACTGACTACTGTTTTGCTGATGCTTTACTTTGCCTTGAAGGATCGGCATTGTTGTGGCTCGATGGCAGCGATTGCGAGTGTGGCGATGCGACAGACAAACATAGTGTGGGTCGGCATGGTGTTGGGTGTTTGTGCGCTGAACTACATCGTTGCACGAGCTCATCCATTTTTGAAACTCAAGTCACGAGCTAACATAAACTATTCATTCAAGGACTTGGTGACATGCTTTGACGTGTATTTGCATCGACCAGATCTAATATGGAGCCACTTTAAGGGGATCTTAATGGAATTCTATGGATATCTGTCTGTCATTTTGGGATTTATCGTGTTTCTGTGGTACAATGGATCTATTGTCATAGGCGATAAGTGTGCTCATCAAGCAGCAATACATATTCCACAG attttttatttctcgttATTTATCGCCATTTTCGCACCATCACTAATTTTAACGAAGCTGCATCTAGTCTTCCGGCTCGTTATTCGTCGTTGGTTCACTTTTATCATGCTTGCGATCATCTTTGCCGTTGTAATTCGGTACAACACCATCGAACATCCCTATTTACTGGCTGACAATCGACATTACACCTTCTACTTGTGGAATCGTTTTTATGGGAAATACGAATTTGCACGCTACATAATCATTCCCTTTTACTTAGTTGCACTCGGCTGTGTTTTTTATCACCTCAACGATAACCAAAGATCAATCGGATTCACAATTCTGTACATCGTTTGTACACTTGCTTCGATTGCACTTCAACGTCTCTTTGAAATACGTTACTTCATATTGCCATACATTTATTTGCGTGTTCACATTAACAATGTCAAGCCGAATTACGTGTTGCTCGAGTTCTTTTTATACTTGGCATTGAACATTTgcactttttatttgtttttcacgAAGGAAATTGTGTGGACTGACTACAAAGAGACACAAAGACTTATCTGGTAG
- the LOC134829398 gene encoding neuropeptide-like 4, producing MSKFVATFFLLVAFVAIVIECAPSPVPAPVPAAAPAPLPNPDPKAKPSIYSPFGWPYSPYYYGYSLSPYYAYGYAYPYWL from the exons ATGTCAAAGTTCGTTGCA acCTTCTTCTTACTTGTCGCTTTTGTGGCCATCGTAATTGAATGTGCTCCATCTCCAGTGCCAGCACCAGTACCAGCGGCAGCACCAGCTCCATTGCCAAATCCAG ATCCAAAAGCTAAACCTAGCATTTACAGTCCTTTCGGATGGCCATATTCTCCATATTACTATGGATATTCTCTTTCACCATATTATGCCTATG GATATGCTTACCCTTATTGGCTATAA